The nucleotide sequence CTTGTTTGTGAAGGAATTGTTTTTATACAAGTAAAATGAATCTGTGTTTTGGTTCACTTCAAATACCAGTATTTCATGCTAGGATTTGTTTTTTAGAGCAAAGTTCAGTTAGATTCATGTGGCTGTTCTTGCAAACTGGATGAAAAGAAGATGCCAGACATGAGCACAGTCATGCTCAGACAATGGGGATTAATGGAAGGATTGTTTTCCTAAGGGAAATTGTTACTTGTTAATTCTTAGGAAGTTGCAAAAGCTAAATGCAAGTGTTTCTTGTTCCATTGCCTACTCTGCATTTTTGGCATGAATTAAATGATGCAGAGTCATTCTGGCTGTGCCAAACAGGAGATGCTGGAAGACAAATACACCCCTGAGAGAGGGTGTTTTGAAGGTAAAATCTTGAGTTACCAAGTTTGCATGAAGCTACTGCTTCACTGCTCATTCAAATCAGACCAAGGACAGGCAGCCTGAGGGAACTGCCAAGAGccctccctgtcccatcctCTTCTGCTCTGAGGAATCTGGGATGGGACAGTGCACATGAATCCCACAAGGAGGTGGTGAAATGCTGAACAAACCCTCACTGCTGCCTTGCTGTCCCTGGGGCTTTCCCATCTCTCTCCAGCCCCTTTGCTGGGGGCAGGAATGTGAGGTACAATTTATCCCACTGTGCTTCTAAAGCCCTGCTTGggctctgggggcatcttgaatGTGCAGTGTCTGGGCAAAGGGTTAGACTTAGTTCAGAATCACAGGAAGTTCTCAAGTATttgcaagcaaaattgagtATAACTTAAGTAGCTATTTAAATGGTAGCAGTAATTTTTTATGTTAAAACTTTGTTGTTTCATAGACAGCAGAAGTGGTTGGGCTTCCTCCAAATGAGAATTTCAAGCCCTTGTTGACAATGTGGAACTTAAATTGCTCATCTGAGCTCTAAACATCCTGTGCTATGCTCCAGAAGGAGAAGCTACAGTTGTGAGGGTTTATATTTACCCTTTTTATTTGCATACCTTTGTCTATATCACTTGATACCACGAGTGCCACAGAAGAATACAGTGAACGTGCTGAGTCTTTGAAAGATGACAGAGGCTTAGTCCAGATAAGCCCAGGGTGTTCGTTCAcctatggaaaaataaaaaatgcaaacattaaGAGCTGCTCTTTTGTCCCATCTcatgcacagcacagctctctgcGTGTTCCTTTGCAGCCACTATCAGCCACCCCCTGTCAGGTGTTTGCATTTCCTCTGCCAGCAGTTACAAagtcctgcacagcacatcccaGCCACGCTGTAAACCTGTGGCACGGTGCCCATCTCCTAGAAACTCCTCCACCCTCCAGCACATGACAGAGCTGATCCCTGAACTTttgctcctgtcacagccctgcagccccaaaTGCCTGCATTGTCCTTTCTGCACCTGTATCTGTTCCTGAGCAGTGACTCAGAGCCCTGTGACACACAACCCCTCTACAGCTTATCCTGAAGGAGTGTAAAAAGGCTGGAGGGGTAACTGATGTAGGTGCAAGTTCATGGTATCTGTGCAACATAGCTTCACAATGATTCTccagattttaatttaataGTCCAAAAGAACTGGCCAGGAGCTGATTTCACTTGTAACAGACCACCCAACATGGCTTCTTTTGAGAAGAAGCTATCTTTATAAAATGAGCATGAACATGAGCCGGCAGTGTGCCCAGATGGCCAAAAGGGCCAAGAGcccctggcctggatcaggaacagtggccagcaggagcagggaggtgatccttcccctgtgctcagcactggtgagggcacacctggagtgctgtgcccagtcctggcccctcagtttgggaaggaccttgagatgcttgagcgtgtccagaggaggcaacgaggctggagaggggctgggaacataAATGCTGtgaggaatggctgagggagctgggggtgctcagcctggagaaaaggagactcaggggtgaccttatcactctctgaaaggtgcctgtggccaggtggggttggtctcCCAGCCAGCAACTGACAGACTGAGAGGACACAATCCTAAGCTGTGCCAAGGCAAGTTTTGGGTAGATgctagaaagaaattcttcactgaaagagtagttgggcactggaactgtctGCCCAATTCCAAgctggtggaatcaccatccctgtaGTTTAAAAAACAGACTAGACTGTGGCagtcagtgccatggtttagttgaggagATGTTGGTttaggtcataggttggactagatgatcttaaaggtctttttcaacctagttcattctgtgattctgtgtaaCTCCTGAACATTCTTGGAAGTCCCCAAGGACTAACGCCAACAAGATCACCTGCTAATACTTTTAAATGACATTAAAGGGAACCTCAGCAGTTCTCCACACAAGGTGTTCTTTGCCCACTGGACAAGAGTTCAGAGCACACGGCTCCTGCTGTTGCAGCCCATCAGGTTCTGTTTAAATTGTTGGGGGACCACAGACtttgtgccaggctgctccttttatccctgctgccagcatggGTGCAGAAATACAGCGGGCGCCAAGGAAGTTCCTGGGACACcagcaggcagggcagaagAGCGAGGAGGAAGAGACCACTGGAACGATTTGCGGTCAAGTTAATTAAGACATGAGTACTTGCCATGGTGCTATTCAGCATCAATGTCCCTGTTAGAAACAGTGATTATTGAACAGTTAGACTGAGAACATATTTGAGGAAGCATCTTCTGTTGTGATGGTTTCCACAATCACAAAGCAGTAACCTGTGTACTTTAAAAACATCCCACTGACATCAGCTGTCGCAAACAGACgatttttaaggtcctttccagcccaaacctaTGAGTCCGTAGGATCTCCAGCTCCAGGTTACCCGCAGCTGGGAGCGGCTGGGGCGGTGctcggggggatttggggttcgcCCTCTCCCTGAGCCCCGGGCAGAGCCGGACAGCGCTGGGCTGGCCTGAGCTCCCTgagccgggcccggccgggagcggggcgggcagCGCGGCTGGGCACCGGCTCAGAACCGACCCCGAGGCCTCGGGCACTCCGGGTGACGCCTCGGGCACTCCGGGTGCCGCTGCCCCGCTcggagccccggcccggcccgctccgGGGTCCcgctcctggcagagccccCGGCaggccggcgctgcccggctCCCCTCAGGGGCGGGCGCCGCCGGGCTCGTCCCCGGCCGCTGCCCCTCCCGTCGGGGCGGGGATGAGACACGTAGTTTTCCGGAAAGCCCGGGCCACAGTTTCGTTTCTCCGAGCCCAGGTTTGTTTCGGGTTCTCGGGGCAGCTGCGGACGGGGCGATGGCGGCGCTGGAGTCGGAGCCGGGCCTGTcggggctggaggaggagctCACCTGCTCCATCTGCCTCTGCCTCTTCAGCAGCCCCGTGACGGTGCCCTGCGGGCACAACTTCTGCGCCTCCTGCCTGGACCTCAGCTGGGCCGGCCTCTCGGGGGGCTTCAGCTGCCCGCAGTGCCGCGCCACCTTCGCGGGCCGCCCGCAGCTGCAGAAGAACACGGTGCTGTGCCGGGTggtggagcagctccagggccgcTCCGGGGCCAagggcgaggaggaggaggatgaggatggggatggggatgtcGGGGGGTGCTGCGCGGCGGAGCCCCCCGTGTCCTGCGACAGCTGCCGGGAGGCGCCGGCCGTGCAGACCTGCCTGACCTGCACCGCGTCCTTCTGCGCCGAGCACCTGCGGCCGCACCGCGACAGCCCGGCCTTCCGCGACCACCAGCTCTGCCCGCCCCTGCGCGACCTGCAGCTGcgcaagtgcccccagcacAACAGGCTCTTCGAGTTCTTCTGCAGCAAGCACGGCGCCTGCATCTGCTCCCTCTGCCTGCTCGAGCACAAGCTGTGCCCCACCAGCCCCCTGGAGCAGGCAAAGGCCTCTGCCCAGGTGAGCAgccggggctgggcaggggtgaCCGGTGGCCGCCGGGGCTGGAACACCCTCCCAGGGGTACCCCGAGGCTGGAACACCCTCCCAGGGGTACCCCGGGGCTGGAACATCCTCCCAAGGGTTCCCCGAGGCTGGAACACCCTCCCAAGGGCTTCCCGGGGCTGGAACACCCTCCCAAGGGTTCCCCGGGGCTGGAACACCCTCCCAGGGGTACCCCGGGGCTGGAACACCCTCCCAGGGGTACCCCGGGGCTGGAACACCCTCCCAAGGGCTTCCCGGGGCTGGAACACCCTCCCAAGGGTTCCCCGGGGCTGGAACACCCTCCCAGGGGTACCCCGGGGCTGGAACATCCTCCCAGGGGTTCCCCGAGGCTGGAACACCCTCCCAAGGGCTTCCCGGGGCTGGAACACCCTCCCAAGGGTTCCCCGGGGCTGGAACACCCTCCCAAGGGTTCCCCGGGGCTGGAACACCCTCCCAAGGGTTCCCCGGGGCTGGAACACCCTCCCAAGGGTTCCCCGGGGCTGGAACACCCTCCCAagggctccccagggctggagcagcctcccAAGGGCTCAAACACCCTCCCAAGGGCTccccggggctggagcagcctcccAAGGGCTCAAACACCCTCCCAAGGGCTCGAACACCCTCCCAAGGGCTccccggggctggagcagcctcccAAGGGCTCAAACACCCTCCCAAGGGCTCGAACACCCTCCCAAGGGCTccccggggctggagcagcctcccAAGGGCTCAAACACCCTCCCAAGGGCTCAAACACCCTCCCAAGGGCTCCCCGGGGCGCCCCTTGGTCCCTCGGTGccgcaggagctgctctgcagtgcaggcagGAGGCCGGAACAGGACGTCGACTGTAAATTGTAAATCTCGTGTCTGGCAGTGCTGAACTGTTATCTGCCCTCCAGCATGTGCTCAGGCACGTCCCCAGAGCCATTCCTTTCGTTCCATCTCTCCAAGATGTTGCTCAAGAGCAGGGGTCTGGGAAGGCGCTGTcaggagctgcagtggcagggctgggctgtcctgggctgggctctccAGTGAGGCCTCCCACGCTCTGTGGCGTCACCCAGAGCTCCGAgcctcctctgctccctgccaggctTCTCCTGCCTGAGGGGCCGGCATTCTGCTGCAGATGTTCCTAAGAAGAAGAATTATAAAAGCATCCTAGGGAGATCTCAAGTATGTAGATGAAAGGCAGAAGGAGGGTCATGGAGTAGAAGGGAAGGAAACCTGGCCTTTCTATTTTCAGCACAGCTGAAAATCAGTGTGGATGAGTCAAGTATGCTGAAAAAGTTTAGGTGGTCAAACTCCCATCCGTTCATGGGTGTGTATACAGCTTAGCTGCAGAACTTAGCCCTGATTGAGCTTAGCAGAATCTTGAACTAAAGGAACAGGTAAATCACATCTGAGGGAGAACGTTCTCAAAAGGAGTAGGGTGATCAGTAGCATCAACTGTGCTGGAAGTCCAAACTGAGAGTTAATGTAACATTTATTGGTAGCATGAGAACTGTGCTGATGAAAGCACTGGGTCCTTTGTGAGGAGAGTGTCAGCAATGGCATCTTGCTCCTGGGAGAGGTGGGGAGGGTGTGGATGCCACAAGCCACACGTGTGCAGGACGGTGCTTTTACACCCCCTGAGCTTCAAGGGCAGGTAGGTTTTAAGCTGAGAGTACTAAATGCTTACAAGAGTATTTAAAAGGAAGAGCAGACATGACAACTGCCTCTCTGAAATATGTTCTGGTCTCTCCTGTTGCAGTCGCTGCTGAAGAAAAAACTTACGGAGCTGCATAACCAGAGTGAAAGAACTGCCCGGGCAATGAGCACggtgaaaacaaaacagagccaGTCTGCTGTAAGTGGGGAGCTGCTCAGAGTGCTCTCAGGTTGCCAGGCACCCACTGGCCACTGCATGGTGTTAGTGATTGTACCCTTGTGACAAGGGCTGTAGTGCTGAGGCTGCATTGGCAGGAGAAGGTGTTACtaggaaagaacagaaaagaggAGTTTTGGCAGGGCCAGACAGCTCTGTGGGAGATGGGAGTAAACCTGGCACTGTGCAAGGTTTTATACTCTCCCGTGAGGGTGAGACTGAGAATGGGCTCCGTTCCTTGTGAGTGAAggaattttctttccaaaccaCATAGAAATCAACAGCTCTGCTCTTGCTTGTTTCAAGGAAGAGAAGCCCACATGTTCCTCAGAGGCTTTCATGCAGTAGCACTTAGAGTATTTTGTTTACAAACTGTTCTTTTGAAATCAATACCTATCTGCTCTTGTCTGCCCCAGGAGACAGCTTCAAGAAAGAAGGAATTGATCAGAAATGAGTTTTCAGAAGTTAAAGCTGTAattgaagaaagagaaaatgagatCATGAAAGCAAttacagaggaagaaaagagagtTTGGAATAAGTTTGATTATATTTACAGTGTTCTGGGAAATAAGAAGAATGAAATTCAGTCTCTCAAAGATCAGATTGAGATGGCACTGACTGAAATTGATGATGTTCTGTTTTTGAAGGTAATGTGTCATTTAAGTGTGAATCCAGTTCTTCATTCTAGAATGCAGAATAACAAAAACCTGCTGTGGTCGTCATACTCTCCAGACACTTCCAGTCAAATGGAAATGCAGTGGTGTGCAAGAACCTGCTGTCAAAGGATGTCCTAAAAAGTACACAAATATCAGTGAAAGAATGCTGAAGGGAGTCTGGTGACTCTCCCAGTTCAGCCTCTGCCACAAGCAGAGAGGGGTCTCTGGGCAGGAGTCACCTCCCTGaggtgtggcagctctgtgctgtgacaTGGCTGCTCATGGGTTACCAGTGGGAATTAAGGtgtctgagctgctgctggaattttGCCACGAGCTGTGTCTGACTGTGGCCTTTGTTCCCTTGAATTTGAGATGAAAGCACAAACTGCATCCCAGTTAAAGTAAGCTGGttgtatttttctctgtgtgctaCACAAGGTGGTCTCTCATTTGTTGtttcagagagcagcagcactgcaacgAACATCAACAAAAGAGGCTTTTGTTCCTGTAGTTGAAATGGACCAAAACGTGATGCATTCCACTTACCAGTCTGCCATTACCCTCAAAGACATAGTGAAAATTTCAGTCGATCAGAGTCGGGAGAAAAAAGAAGACGGTACTGTATCACTGGGGAAATTggcattttctgcttttgctttggGCTGAAATGAGGGATTTTTCCAAtacaaatacaattttttaaaaaaatgcaacaaataCAGTTGGTTAATATAAATTGTGCCTTCCAATCTCTGCAGTGTTCCATTTCCACACAAAAACATTACAGTCTGGGCTAAATTGGGAGACAAAACGTGCCAGTGTTTCTTCGCTGTTATCTGTACTTGGATAAGCTGATGAGTATCATGATACTGCACCCttctggcacagctcagccttTCTTCCTTGCAGTAATTTATGGTGTTACTGTGTAGCAGGGGTGGATGTGGTTAGGATGTGGATTTGAGGGGAGATTTGAAAGTCTTTAGAGTGGCAGGACTCTGCCTGCCATAAGGCAGGAAGGATGGAGAAGATGGCAAAATGTCCTCACTAACGCATGACTGTTCCTGGCCATACAAACCATAATGTAAATTATCATCATTGCAGCCAAACCTGTGAAAATTAAGGCCCCTGTAGCAGCTCATCCAAACAAAGCTGTTGGGAAAAAGCCTCCTGGACCACGTAAGTACTACAGAACAGCATCCTCTCCTAACTATGGCTTTGCTGTTAAATAAGAGTTGAGGCAGTTACCCAAGAGCTGTTTGCTGTGGTGGTGATGCAGTGGTGACCTGCAGTGagcacctgggcacagggaagggagggTGCTTTGTGGTACTTGGGGATGCATGCCTTGTgagcaggtttttttaatttatgccAAACACCTTTTAGTTTCTTTGACAGATTCGTACGTGTAGAGTTCTGCTTAGTTGAGTTCTGTTCATGTTCTGATTGTTTTCTTGCTCCCTCACAGACCAGACCCACAAAGAGAAAACCATTTCCCAGGCTCAAAACACTTCACAGGGGGCGACAGATACCACCAGTAAGTGTTGATTAGAGGAGCCTTACTCAAACATTTTGCTGCCTCCAGTCTAGGGCTGGGGTGATGGTCTTTGTGGCAGGTTATACTGGGCCCTTCCAGTTCTGTTTTGTCCAGATACCAGAATTAATGGGCACTGTAGCCTGTTTGGATGATCTtccatgttttctttttgaacTAAATGTAAGTGTTAAGAAACAGCTTCTGTTACTTCCAGGGAGCTCTTGACACATGGTCCAAGTGCTGGGTGTGGAGCAgtcaggggctgtgctggggaagcaggatggagtggagctgcagctcctgttgcTGCACTGAAAGCTCTGCTGTAAAGAGGAAAGGAATAGTCAGTGTTCCTCATGGGAACAGGAGCATTCCACGTGCCTGAGCACACTGCTCCTGGAGGGGAGATCAAGCTCCTTCCAGGCTTATGACCCTGTGAAATAGGAAGCAAATGGAAGGCTGTGCTTGATGTGCAGCTTTCCAGTGTGAGGGTATCTGTACATGGCTTCAGCCTGCTGGACTGTCAGCTCTTTACTGCTGCAGTTTCAGAAGAGCCGTGGTGATGGTATTACAGCTGACACAGTCTTACCAGTGGCTTTTGCCTCCCAGTAGAACTCACagtttacttttttcttttcccccctccagaagagaaaaagaaagctgctAAAGTTGGTGAGTCCAAACTTTCATCATGCGTATTCTAATTTTCATTGATTGCTCTTAAAATAATAAGATGGTCATTAGTGTTGGTGTATTGAACAAAAGTTCAGCTCCTACTGGCCACTGTGGGAGCAATCAAACACTGAGAGAAGTTGTCCAGAGAGTGGGATTTTCAAAACTTGACATGACAGTGAACAGCCTGAGCTAATATTGAAGTTAACCCTGCATGGAGCAGGAGGCTAAACCAgatcagctccagcctgagtgTGTCTGTGATGGGGTGTTAAACATGTGAGGTCTCTTCCCAGCTGGCCAGACTCTCTGTTCTTCTGTTGACACAGCACCAACCACCACACCAaccaccacagctgctgctggtgctgctaaAGAGCTGATCGACAGCTTCCTGAAGAAACCCAGAGAGGAGCTCTTGCAGTGTAAGACACCCAACATTACACTCCTTAAAGATGAACTTTGCTCTTGTTGTACTGGTGTTATGTGTCCTCTGTAGTGACCTGACAAAAATACATCTGAGGGGGTTTTGTTAGATTAATGGGTTgtgaaaaaagaaggaaatttctgGAGAAAAAGGGGGCCAGGAGGTTTCTAAGTGGTTCTTTT is from Passer domesticus isolate bPasDom1 chromosome 20, bPasDom1.hap1, whole genome shotgun sequence and encodes:
- the TRIM25 gene encoding E3 ubiquitin/ISG15 ligase TRIM25, with product MAALESEPGLSGLEEELTCSICLCLFSSPVTVPCGHNFCASCLDLSWAGLSGGFSCPQCRATFAGRPQLQKNTVLCRVVEQLQGRSGAKGEEEEDEDGDGDVGGCCAAEPPVSCDSCREAPAVQTCLTCTASFCAEHLRPHRDSPAFRDHQLCPPLRDLQLRKCPQHNRLFEFFCSKHGACICSLCLLEHKLCPTSPLEQAKASAQSLLKKKLTELHNQSERTARAMSTVKTKQSQSAETASRKKELIRNEFSEVKAVIEERENEIMKAITEEEKRVWNKFDYIYSVLGNKKNEIQSLKDQIEMALTEIDDVLFLKRAAALQRTSTKEAFVPVVEMDQNVMHSTYQSAITLKDIVKISVDQSREKKEDAKPVKIKAPVAAHPNKAVGKKPPGPHQTHKEKTISQAQNTSQGATDTTKEKKKAAKVAPTTTPTTTAAAGAAKELIDSFLKKPREELLQYAANITLDYNTAHNTVVLADNYTRMSISDTFPGHRYHPQRFTDYRQVLGFQCFKRGIHYWEVELQQGSFCGIGVCYGSMERQGPESRLGRNCRSWCVEWLNSKISSWHNDVEKCLPNTKATKIGVLLHCEGGFVIFMAVGEKNNLIYKFKAQFTEALYPAFWLFSSDAVLSLCHMKE